One Gavia stellata isolate bGavSte3 chromosome 20, bGavSte3.hap2, whole genome shotgun sequence genomic region harbors:
- the LOC104252387 gene encoding beta-1,3-galactosyl-O-glycosyl-glycoprotein beta-1,6-N-acetylglucosaminyltransferase 7: MNPLDATKSGFLVCIAVCMFIYTFIYLKDTLSEEPNEQKINAKIAECGFYPDELCSALFVGKTAAFKIGNFCQNTYQPKPLSCIQTSCNCSMVLKTLHFITRPLSDEEGNFSLAYIITIHKELEMFVKLLRAIYMPQNIYCIHVDEKSPKDYKAAVQNIVNCFENIFISSKRENVVYAGFSRLQADINCMRDLVHSKIQWNYVINLCGQDYPIKTNKDIIQYIKSKWNGKNMTPGVVQPLHMKHRTQVSYREYVHSGMSYVYPTKNIKAKPPYNLTIYFGSAYYILTKEFVEFTLTDARAKDLLEWSRDTYSPDEHYWVTLNRLNDAPGATPNANWEGNIRAIKWKDQEGTIHKGCKGHYIRDICVYGLGDLQWIIESPHLFANKFEPATYPLVMDCLERHYRLKVLHQAEVPIEDHWRFQEENYFNMKLNV, encoded by the exons ATGAACCCACTTGATGCAACAAAATCAGGATTTTTAGTGTGCATTGCTGTCTGTATGTTCATCTACACTTTTATCTACCTAAAGGATACACTTTCTGAAGAgccaaatgaacaaaaaattaatgcaaagaTAGCAGAGTGTGGATTTTACCCGGATGAACTTTGTTCAGCTCTTTTTGTCGGGAAAACCGCTGCCTTTAAAATTGGAAACTTTTGTCAGAATACCTACCAACCTAAACCACTCAGCTGCATTCAGACTTCATGCAACTGCTCCATGGTTTTGAAGACTCTGCATTTTATCACAAGACCACTGTCAGATGAAGAAGGAAATTTCTCATTAGCATACATTATCACAATTCACAAGGAGCTGGAAATGTTTGTAAAGCTGCTAAGAGCTATTTATATGCCTCAGAATATTTACTGCATACATGTTGATGAAAAGTCACCAAAAGATTATAAAGCTGCTGTACAAAACATCGttaattgctttgaaaatatttttatttcctcaaaaagagaaaatgttgtttATGCAGGATTTTCAAGATTACAAGCTGATATTAATTGCATGAGAGATCTAGTTCATTCCAAAATTCAGTGGAATTATGTTATTAATCTATGTGGTCAAGATTATcccattaaaacaaacaaagacaTTATACAATACATCAAAAGTAAATGGAATGGTAAAAATATGACTCCTGGGGTAGTCCAACCACTTCATATGAAACACAGGACACAGGTTAGTTACAGAGAATATGTACATTCTGGAATGTCATACGTGTATCCAACAAAGAATATAAAAGCTAAACCTCCATATAATTTGACAATATATTTTGGTAGTGCCTATTACATACTCACTAAAGAATTTGTAGAGTTTACATTGACTGATGCACGTGCAAAAGATTTGCTTGAATGGTCAAGAGACACGTACAGTCCGGATGAACACTACTGGGTCACACTGAATCGTTTAAATG atgctCCAGGGGCTACACCCAATGCAAACTGGGAAGGAAACATACGAGCCATTAAATGGAAAGATCAAGAAGGAACCATACACAAAGGCTGCAAAG GTCATTACATCAGAGACATTTGTGTCTACGGACTAGGGGATTTGCAGTGGATTATTGAGTCACCTCATTTGTTTGCCAACAAATTTGAGCCTGCAACATATCCACTTGTTATGGACTGCCTAGAGAGACACTACAGGCTTAAAGTACTGCACCAGGCAGAAGTCCCGATTGAAGATCACTGGCGTTTTCAGGAAGAGAACTACTTCAACATGAAGCTGAATGTTTGA